TGTCTTGAGGCATTGGGGTTCCCTCCCTCAGGGGGAAGAAGAGCCATGCGACCCGATCCCCGGGTCGCATGGCTCGGATCGGTGTTCGTCCGATTACGCTCCGAATTTCGCCAGCCGCCCGGCGTGCCCCATGGCCATTGGCATGATCTCCTTGGCCAGGAAGTGGCCCAGGCCGCCGCGTGCGCACGCGCGCTCGCCGAAGGACGTGGCCTCATCGGGGCGGACCGTGGGGCCCCACATGAGGAGCGGCACGGGATGCCAGGAATGAGAACGCAACAGCGCGGGCGTCGAATGGTCCCCCGTGACGATGAGCACCGAGGGGTTCAGCGCGCGGATGCGGCTCATGTAGCCATCGACTTCCTCGATCACCTTCACCTTCGCCTGGAAGTCGCCATCCTCCCCGCGGCTGTCCGTGTACTTGAAGTGGATGAAGAAGAAATCGAACTCGTCCCAGTGCTGCTCCAGCGTGTCCAACTCGGAGGCCATCGTCTCGCCGGTGGAGAGGACCTGCATGCCGCACAGCCGCGCCACGCCCCGGTACATCGGGTAGGTGGCGATGGCGGCGGCATTGAGCTTGTAGATATCCTGGAAGCTGGGGATCCCCGGGTCCTTGGCGAGGCCGCGCAGGTTCAATGAGTTGGCGGGGTGCTCATTGGCCAGCACCCGGCGGGCCTGCTCCAGCCAGTCGTTCAGGAGCTTTGCAGTGCGCACCGTGGCGGGATCGTCCCGCAGCGGTTTGATGGGCAGGGGGGGAACCCCCGTCCGCTGGGGGTCGGTCTCCGAGAGCCCGTCCGCCAGCCCCGGCCCCCGGACGACCAGGACGAATCGGTACTCCTTGACCGGACGTACGAAGATCTCGTAGCCGGGGATCGAGGTCTCCTTTTGCAGCTTCTCGCAGAGCCTTGCCCCGATCTCGGTGGGGATGCGCCCGGCCCGGCGATCGACGATGCGCCCCTCCTCGTCCACGGTGCAGAAGTTGCCCCGCGCGGCCAGGTCGTCCGGCTGTAGGTCGAAGTCGATGCCCAGCGCCTCCAGGACGCC
The window above is part of the Chloroflexota bacterium genome. Proteins encoded here:
- a CDS encoding 2,3-bisphosphoglycerate-independent phosphoglycerate mutase, with the translated sequence MDIEVIQELAQPSTLPNGGKIVLAVMDGLGGLPIEPGGPTELEAANTPNLDQLAREGTTGLSIPIARGISPGSGPGHLGLFGYDPLRYEIGRGVLEALGIDFDLQPDDLAARGNFCTVDEEGRIVDRRAGRIPTEIGARLCEKLQKETSIPGYEIFVRPVKEYRFVLVVRGPGLADGLSETDPQRTGVPPLPIKPLRDDPATVRTAKLLNDWLEQARRVLANEHPANSLNLRGLAKDPGIPSFQDIYKLNAAAIATYPMYRGVARLCGMQVLSTGETMASELDTLEQHWDEFDFFFIHFKYTDSRGEDGDFQAKVKVIEEVDGYMSRIRALNPSVLIVTGDHSTPALLRSHSWHPVPLLMWGPTVRPDEATSFGERACARGGLGHFLAKEIMPMAMGHAGRLAKFGA